Below is a window of Yersinia kristensenii DNA.
CGGCAGCAGGTGAGGGGGCCATTATTAATATTGGCTCCGTGGTCGGTTTGGCACCTGAATTTGGTTTGACAGTGTATGGTGCAACCAAAGCGTTTGTACTGTTTCTTTCTCAAGGGCTCAGTCTTGAGCTTGCGCCTCAAGGTGTCTATGTTCAGGCGGTGTTGCCCGCCGCCACACGGACTGAAATTTGGCAGCGTTCTGGCACCGATATCAACACTATTTCAGCGCTGATGGAGGTAGGGGAATTGGTCGATGCCGCATTAGTAGGTTTTGACCGCCGCGAGCCAGTGACCATCCCACCGCTGCATGATATTGAACAGTGGGGCGTTTATCAGGCCGCCCGGCAAGCTATGTTGCCGGGTTTCGCTCAGGAACATGCCGCAGAACGTTATCGGGTTATCTCTGAATAATTCTTTTTTTTCATTAAGTTAACGGTTGGTTCATGTCAGGGCAGCTAACTTAATGGCTAATATTTTCATCAAACAGAAAGAGGCATTTGATGCGCAGATGCGGGTTCGCCAGCTCTCTGAACCCGCGCTGGGCTTATAAACCCGCCGCGTAGCTGTGCAGTGCCGGGTCGATATCGACCTGATACCCTTGCACCAGCCGGTTAGTTTCATTGGCCATACCGACAATCGCCAGTAGTTCATTGCGCTGACCCACCGTTAGCCCAGCCTTGCGCGCCGCTGCCAAGTGCGACACCGTGCAGTAATCACAGCCATTGGTGATGGAAACGGCAACGTAAATCAGCTCTTTGGTCAATGGGTCTAACTCCCCATCGGGGGACATAATGGCTTTCAGACTCGACCAGGTGCGCTCCAGCGCGGCAGGGTCATTAGCCAGCGCCAGCCAGAAATTGTTAATCGTCTCGACCTGCCGCGTCTGTTTAATGTCGTCGAACACCGCTTTAACGCGCGGCTCCGCCTGTGCTTCATCGATATAGTTCACTAAGGCCATATTGGCTCTCCCGTGGTTGGCAGCTTAATGCACTGCGGCATACATGATTCTTTTTTCATCGGCCTGATCAGCGGTAAACTCTTCCACGATCCGACCCTGCCGTGACACTAAAATGCGATCAGACAACGCCAGAATCTCCGGCAGATAGGAGGAGATAACCACCACCGCCAGGCCGTCATCTGCCAACTGATTGATTAACTGATGAATCTCGTGGATCGCGCCGACATCCACACCGCGTGTCGGCTCATCAAAAATGATTAAGCGTGGCTGCTGTACCAGACTTTTACCGATCACCACTTTTTGTTGATTGCCACCCGATAGCGCCACCACGGGCTCTTGCGGGTTGAGAGCACGGATATTGAGCCGCTGTCGCCACTGTTCCGCCAGTGCGGCTTGCGCCCGTCGGCTAACCAGCGGGGAGCGATGTTGGTTGGAGGCAAGCAAACCGGCATAGAGGTTCTCGGCAATGGTCGCGGTCTCGAAAAAACCTTCTGATTTACGGTCTTCAGTCACATACACGATGCCATCTTTCATCGCCTGACGCGGTACGCGGTAGCGCACTGGCTGACCATTAAGCTCAATGGTGCCGCCGCGCGAAAAGTCCCGCTTATCAATGCCAGCAATAATGCGGGCAGTTTCGGTGCGCCCTGATCCCACCAGCCCAAAAATGCCAGTAATTTGGCCACGATAAAGGGAAAACGCGTTATTGCGCACCACATTGCCACGTGAGAGATCTTGCACGCTGAGGATTTTTTCCCCCGCAGGGCGCGGTGTGCGCGTGGTTGTCGCCGGTGTACTGCCCGCCGTCCTGCCGACCATATGGGCAATGATGCTTTCGCGGTTAAAAGCTTGCACGTCGTCGGTGATAATATGTTTGCCATCGCGCAAAATAGTGATGCGATCGGCCAGTTGCAGCGCCTCTTCAATGGCGTGACTGATAAATACCAGCGTCATTCCCTGTTTCTGCAAACGGCGCACCAGAGCGAAAAAGTGCCGTTTCTCTTCTGGCGTTAAGGTAGCGGTCGGTTCATCGAAAATAATCACTTTGGCTTGCAGACGTACTGCGCGAGCGATTTCCACCATTTGTCTTTTGGCCGCGCCCAGTGTTGCCACTTGTGCCGTGGGGTCCACTGGGAAGTTAAGGGCTTGCAAGAATTGTTGCGCGGCAATATAGACATCGCGCAGGCGGTTAAAGGTTTTCTCATCGCCCAACCAAATGTTCTGCGCCACGGTCATTGATGGGATCAGGCTGGTCTCCTGAAACACCATGGCGATGCCCTGTTTGCGCGCCTCGGCGGGGGAGGTAAAACTGACGGGACGCCCCTCCCAACGCAGTTCGCCGTGCTCCGGGGTGACGACTCCGGCGATGATTTTGCTGAGTGTCGATTTCCCCGCGCCGTTCTCCCCCAGTAGCGCGTGGACTTCACCGGCGCGCAGGCTAAAACTCACCTCATCCAACGCCTGCGCCCCGTGATAATGCTTACTGATGTTGGTTAATGTCAGCAGCTCATGCATGCTGTGCCTCCTGGTGCAAATTAATCAGCACATCGCCACCGCGCGACGCGACCCACAGCCCGTGAGCGCTATCCAGCACGCTGTTCACCCCATGCCGGTGCCCATCGGCCCGGCTGTGATAGCTGGCAATCGGCTGCCCCTGTTTATCCAACCGCACCACTAACCCCCACGAACGGCTGGGTGACCAGGGCTTATGCACGCCCATGGTTTTGACCGCGCCGCACTGAAGCGGCTCAAGAAAACTGTGGCCGGAGGCATAAGCGGGCGCAATCCAGAACTCCGGTGGTACTTCAGCCAGCATCGCCAACCGATAAGATTTCTCCTGTAACACAAACTCCACCAGCCGGTTGCGTGGGGCAAAACAACTCAGCCAGTAGCCGCTGCCGTCATGGCTGGCGACAATGCGCGAGGGATAAGCGGGCAAATGATCTAGCACCATGCGGATGCCGGGGCGGGTAAGGGTTAGCTCAATGACCCGGTGACGCCAACTTTCCGTCACCAGCAGCGTATCCGCTTGATGGCCATGGGCAATCCCTTGCGGGTAGCCCAGCCCGTCGGCCAGACAGCGCGTTTGTTGGGTGTTGAGATCCCACAACCATACCGCGCCTTCCCGGTGTTTTAGCAGCAGGTCGCGTGACCACTCGCTGGCCGGTAACCGCCGTGATCCGCTGCACAGCACCAGCCGTTGGCTATCGAGAAACAGCATGGCGGTAATGCAGCGCAGCGCATCATGCGGGCGGGTTAATGGTTGCGGTGCGCCATCCTGCCACAGCCACAATGAATCATCCGCCAGCGCCAGTGCCAGCCCGCCACCGGGGCGCGCGGCGATACTGATAATCTGCTGCGGAAATTGCCACAGCCGCGTCGGCGCACTGTGCGGTTCCTGCGCCAACTGCAACAATTGGGAGCCGCTGGAGAACAGCACCCGCTCGCCATCGGCGGTTAAATTATCGGGCTGCGGCGTTACCAGCCAAGGGGCGGCATCATCCAGCGCGGTGTTAGGTTGTAGCGGCCCATCCAGTGGCGGAATGGTCAGCGCTTTGCCGCGAAAAAGATCGAGCAGTGAAAAACGGCTCATGCAGATTTCCCCCAATAAGAGTGATAGCCCGTCCAGTGGGGATCGGCGTCGGGCAAGCGGTAGCGGCCAATGCGGTTATTCAAAATGCCGCCCACATAGAGGTATCCTTTGTGTTCGCGCATTGAAGTGACCATCGGGTGGCTCATACCGCCAAGGTTGCCGAGCACATCGTGAATTTCGCCTTGCTCACTGAATTTCACCACGCCACCAGTATTGATGTTGGGGAACAGCCACTCATCTTGCACCAGTCGCCGCGTCATACGCCGCCTCATGCCGGGGTGACGTAGCGCCAGATCGAAAGTGGGGGTGCGCATACCGAGCCACGCCATCCAGTAGCGGCCGTCCGAGGCGCGGTTGATGTTGTCGGGATAACCGGGCATATCGCGGATCACGCATTCCAGTTGGCCTTTTTTCGGCCCGTCGAACCAGTAACGGTGTACGCGACAGGCCCAGGACTCGGCCAAAAATAGTGACTGCCCATCATGGGCGATACAGACACCGTTGGTGTAGCGCAGGCCGCTGAGGAGTGTTTCGGTTTTGCCGCTATCGGGGTAGTAACAGAGCAGGCGGCCGGTAGGGCGGCTTTCGATGCTATCCAGCGCCCATTCGTGCGCATCATAGCGCGTGGTGGAGTCGGTAAAGAACACCCGGCCATCCGGCGCGATATCACAGTCATTGGGATCACGCAGCCGCGCATCATCCACCACTGACAGCCACGAGCGGCGGGTTCGAGTTGAAAGCTGTTGCACCGTGCGGTCGCTCGTTACTGAATATAGCCCCATCGCCCCGACGCAAATTTTCAGCGATTGGTCTTTATCCAGCGCCAAACCTAAGGGAAAACCGCCAATATGGGTGAAAACCTCGGAGCGCTGATAATCGGGGGCGAAGAAACGGATAATTTCGCCGTGACGGGTACCGCAGTAAAGATGGTCATTGTTGTCGAGAATCACATCTTCCGGCCCTTCCAGCTCGCCCAAGCCGATAAATTCAGTCTCAGCCAGTTTGTCGTTCAGCGACCAGGCCGATTGCGCTGCCGGCTCTGCTGACAACGTTTCACCCACGCGAGTGTAAATCGGGGCCACATAGACATTCGCCAGCACTTTGTGCCGGTTTTTTAACCAGCGAATATCAAGAAAGACGGCGGCAATCAGCACCACCCCCAGCACCATTTGGGTGCTGCCGCTGGGCAGCCCGAGGCGGATTAGTCCATTGGTCAACAGCAGAACAATAATAGCGCCGAGGATGCCTTTCATGATGGAGCCACGGCCGCCGCCGAGACTGTTGCCACCCACCACACCTGCGGTCAGCGCCATGATCTCCAGCCCTAAGCCGGTGCCTGGGCCGACGCCGCCCATGCGTGTGGCGAGCAAAAAACCCGCCAGCCCACAGCACAAACCGGAGAGGACATAGGTGATAAATACGGTGCGGCGCACCGCAATGCCGGTATTCCACGCCGAACGGCGCGAGCCGCCCACCGCCTGAATATGCCAGCCGAGGCGCATACGGCTGAGCAGCAGATGCAGGCCGATAGCCACTAACACCGCCAGCACAAAACTGACCGGCAGCGGCCCGATTCCCTCTTCGCCGATGAAATTCCACTGCGAGTTATCCACTGACGACTGTTGAATTTGAGTGGCGTATTTCACCACCAGAATATCGAACAAGGTGCGCAGGAGGATAAAACTGACCAATGTGGTCAGAAACGCTCGCAGCCGTAAATAGCCGATCAACACGCCATTAAAGGCACCCGCCAGTGCGCCGACCGCCAGTGTCAGTAGCAGCGATTGCCACAACGGCAGCCCCAGCAGAGAATTGGCTGAAACGGCAGTGAAAGCGCTAAGGGCAAAGATAGCGCCGACGCTAAGATCGATGCCACCACCAAGCATCACAATGCTCATCCCCATCACCACCAGGGCAAACTCTCCCCACTGTCGCGAGGTGTCAGTCAGGCTCGATAGGGCGAAAAAGCCGGGCAGAAAATGGCCGAGCACGGGCAAGAGAATCAGCAGAAATAACAGCGGAATCACATTGTCGATCCAGCGCTTGGTCAGCAGCTCGCCGACCAAATAACTGGGAATTAGATTGTAGCGGAGCCGTGCCGCCCGTTCGCGCATAAACATGATGAGTGACCAGATAAACGAAGTGATCAGCCGCGCACGGCTGATCGGGAGTGATTAGGCTGCCGCGTTGTCTTTCAGGGACCAGCAAGTGCCGGGCTTCACGTCACTACGTGTCGTGATTGATTCCGGTGTGTAGATCCAGGTTTTGCTATTGCCCGCCTGCGTGCCACTTTGCAGCAGATACTTCACTAGCGTGCTGACATCACGTGACTGATTTGGCACGTCGGTAGAGACCAGGGCATCAATTATGCCGTTGTTGAGGCGGTCACAGTCGGCCTGCTCGCCGCCGCCGGTGGTGGCGAGGAAGATTTTGCCGGTTTTACCCGCATCGCGAATTGCCGCCCCGGTGCCCTGCGCGGTGGTTGACCAGAAATCAACAATACCGCACACATCAGGATGCTGTTGGATTAACGTGCTGGTGACGTTGCGTGCAGTGGTTTCGTCCCAGTTGGAGTAGGGCGCTGCAACCACTTCAAAGCCAGGATGCTTTTTCAGCTCTTCTCGCAAACCGGCCCATTGATCAAGGCTGGAGGCATTAACCTGGTCGCCCTGAATGATACCGATTTTTTGGGTTGAATTGGCCCCGCAGCCCTTAACTACCGCCTGCGCTTCCAACTGGCCGACGGTGGCCCAGTTACTGCCAACAAAGGCGTCGGAGGAGAAATTGCTCGGATTATCCACTTGAATCACATAAATCCCCGCCTGCTGCGCTCGCTTATAAAGACGTGAATAGGATTGCAGGTCAGGCGATTGCACGATAACGGCGGCGACTTTGCGGTTAATCGCGTCAGTCAATGCTTCCGCACCGTCGTCAGGTTTCCAGTTGGGATCGCGTGTTTCAAAGTTGATACCTTCTGCTTTCAACGATTTACCGATGTAGTACGCCCAACCTTGCGATAAGTCCATTCCCATCGCCATCGGGATCAGCACCACTGTTTTATCTTTAAAATGCTCCGCCACATTGGCTGGCCCCGGATCATCGCGACCAAACGCACTGCTGCCCCACACGCTGAGTGCTAAACCCAACGCGGCCACTTTTTGCCATTTTTTCATGTTCGTTACCCTGTGTGAATAAGTGATGACTCAAATGTCGCCCTGTTGCTCGGTTTGCTCATCGCGGGGATTAATCACCCCGTCAATAATCAGGGCAATTAAAAGAAAACTGGCTTTGATCAAGTT
It encodes the following:
- a CDS encoding ABC transporter permease is translated as MFMRERAARLRYNLIPSYLVGELLTKRWIDNVIPLLFLLILLPVLGHFLPGFFALSSLTDTSRQWGEFALVVMGMSIVMLGGGIDLSVGAIFALSAFTAVSANSLLGLPLWQSLLLTLAVGALAGAFNGVLIGYLRLRAFLTTLVSFILLRTLFDILVVKYATQIQQSSVDNSQWNFIGEEGIGPLPVSFVLAVLVAIGLHLLLSRMRLGWHIQAVGGSRRSAWNTGIAVRRTVFITYVLSGLCCGLAGFLLATRMGGVGPGTGLGLEIMALTAGVVGGNSLGGGRGSIMKGILGAIIVLLLTNGLIRLGLPSGSTQMVLGVVLIAAVFLDIRWLKNRHKVLANVYVAPIYTRVGETLSAEPAAQSAWSLNDKLAETEFIGLGELEGPEDVILDNNDHLYCGTRHGEIIRFFAPDYQRSEVFTHIGGFPLGLALDKDQSLKICVGAMGLYSVTSDRTVQQLSTRTRRSWLSVVDDARLRDPNDCDIAPDGRVFFTDSTTRYDAHEWALDSIESRPTGRLLCYYPDSGKTETLLSGLRYTNGVCIAHDGQSLFLAESWACRVHRYWFDGPKKGQLECVIRDMPGYPDNINRASDGRYWMAWLGMRTPTFDLALRHPGMRRRMTRRLVQDEWLFPNINTGGVVKFSEQGEIHDVLGNLGGMSHPMVTSMREHKGYLYVGGILNNRIGRYRLPDADPHWTGYHSYWGKSA
- a CDS encoding SDR family NAD(P)-dependent oxidoreductase; translated protein: MNTTPAVLITGASSGIGATYAERFALRGHDLVLVARDGARLETLATQLRQKNGINVDVLPADLTQPSELAAVEARLRDDSRIGVLVNNAGMNISGSFIEQSIDDITRIITLNTTALARLASAIAPRLAAAGEGAIINIGSVVGLAPEFGLTVYGATKAFVLFLSQGLSLELAPQGVYVQAVLPAATRTEIWQRSGTDINTISALMEVGELVDAALVGFDRREPVTIPPLHDIEQWGVYQAARQAMLPGFAQEHAAERYRVISE
- a CDS encoding sugar ABC transporter substrate-binding protein, encoding MKKWQKVAALGLALSVWGSSAFGRDDPGPANVAEHFKDKTVVLIPMAMGMDLSQGWAYYIGKSLKAEGINFETRDPNWKPDDGAEALTDAINRKVAAVIVQSPDLQSYSRLYKRAQQAGIYVIQVDNPSNFSSDAFVGSNWATVGQLEAQAVVKGCGANSTQKIGIIQGDQVNASSLDQWAGLREELKKHPGFEVVAAPYSNWDETTARNVTSTLIQQHPDVCGIVDFWSTTAQGTGAAIRDAGKTGKIFLATTGGGEQADCDRLNNGIIDALVSTDVPNQSRDVSTLVKYLLQSGTQAGNSKTWIYTPESITTRSDVKPGTCWSLKDNAAA
- a CDS encoding sugar ABC transporter ATP-binding protein: MHELLTLTNISKHYHGAQALDEVSFSLRAGEVHALLGENGAGKSTLSKIIAGVVTPEHGELRWEGRPVSFTSPAEARKQGIAMVFQETSLIPSMTVAQNIWLGDEKTFNRLRDVYIAAQQFLQALNFPVDPTAQVATLGAAKRQMVEIARAVRLQAKVIIFDEPTATLTPEEKRHFFALVRRLQKQGMTLVFISHAIEEALQLADRITILRDGKHIITDDVQAFNRESIIAHMVGRTAGSTPATTTRTPRPAGEKILSVQDLSRGNVVRNNAFSLYRGQITGIFGLVGSGRTETARIIAGIDKRDFSRGGTIELNGQPVRYRVPRQAMKDGIVYVTEDRKSEGFFETATIAENLYAGLLASNQHRSPLVSRRAQAALAEQWRQRLNIRALNPQEPVVALSGGNQQKVVIGKSLVQQPRLIIFDEPTRGVDVGAIHEIHQLINQLADDGLAVVVISSYLPEILALSDRILVSRQGRIVEEFTADQADEKRIMYAAVH
- a CDS encoding carboxymuconolactone decarboxylase family protein; this translates as MALVNYIDEAQAEPRVKAVFDDIKQTRQVETINNFWLALANDPAALERTWSSLKAIMSPDGELDPLTKELIYVAVSITNGCDYCTVSHLAAARKAGLTVGQRNELLAIVGMANETNRLVQGYQVDIDPALHSYAAGL